A part of Paenibacillus sp. IHBB 10380 genomic DNA contains:
- a CDS encoding ImmA/IrrE family metallo-endopeptidase translates to MSYCHQITKTEQFVENLYEEIGITETHQLEIDELSKLLNIWVHYESVPSRAIESVKGLSTMFIDDRNNLVKQWLEFLHELCHLLRHAGNQTLMPKQFTDAQEREAERFVLYAAIPFSMLTRLTLPTCKSDAIAFVAHEFRVPLELAERRIEQFEHDNYQSKLMLENNSTCNDYSLTLDEDLNNDSLLGVRIRAYYDYDGDWSRPHTLVVEQPAGFDWDSQLSIQVDKNYKQCDIPPYIPNAAAPVLSEDIQVIHDKPGYVAINLPKIAWRHGRSIDQLFLSIDAIEDAQNF, encoded by the coding sequence TTGTCATACTGTCATCAAATAACTAAAACCGAGCAATTTGTAGAGAACTTATACGAAGAAATAGGAATTACCGAAACACATCAGTTAGAGATTGATGAGCTATCAAAGCTCCTGAATATTTGGGTGCATTATGAGAGTGTTCCAAGTAGGGCCATTGAATCCGTAAAAGGTTTATCCACCATGTTTATTGATGATCGGAACAACCTTGTTAAACAGTGGCTCGAATTTTTACACGAGCTCTGCCACCTGCTACGTCATGCAGGAAACCAAACCTTGATGCCGAAACAATTTACCGATGCACAAGAAAGAGAAGCTGAAAGATTCGTGCTTTATGCAGCTATTCCATTCTCGATGCTCACTAGATTGACCTTACCTACTTGTAAAAGTGATGCTATAGCTTTTGTGGCACATGAATTTCGGGTACCGTTGGAGCTTGCAGAAAGACGAATCGAACAGTTTGAACATGATAATTATCAATCGAAACTTATGCTAGAAAACAACTCCACATGTAATGACTATTCTTTAACTTTAGATGAGGACCTAAATAACGATAGCCTACTTGGGGTTCGAATCCGTGCCTATTACGACTATGATGGGGATTGGTCACGTCCACACACATTAGTGGTAGAACAGCCAGCAGGGTTCGATTGGGATAGTCAGTTATCCATTCAGGTAGATAAGAACTATAAGCAGTGTGATATTCCGCCATACATACCTAATGCTGCTGCTCCTGTACTCTCTGAAGATATTCAAGTTATCCATGACAAGCCAGGCTATGTAGCTATTAATCTACCTAAAATAGCATGGAGACATGGGAGATCTATAGACCAACTCTTTTTATCGATAGACGCAATTGAAGATGCACAAAATTTCTAA
- a CDS encoding YraN family protein: protein MNGQMHNNTRKQKGAAAEEAAALHLIAEGYHILDRNWRCRSGELDIVACKDDVIVIVEVRSRTGNTTQFGTPAESVNARKMSQVRKTAEVYLYYKQIETQTIRFDVMAVNLNKELTVLKMEHILDAF, encoded by the coding sequence ATGAATGGACAGATGCATAACAATACACGCAAGCAAAAAGGAGCGGCTGCTGAAGAAGCGGCTGCACTCCATTTAATTGCTGAAGGATATCATATTCTAGACCGCAATTGGCGTTGCCGCAGTGGTGAGCTGGATATAGTTGCTTGTAAGGATGATGTGATTGTTATAGTGGAAGTTCGCAGTCGTACTGGGAATACTACACAGTTCGGTACACCAGCTGAGTCTGTGAATGCTCGTAAAATGAGTCAAGTACGTAAAACTGCAGAAGTATATTTATACTATAAACAAATTGAAACACAGACTATTCGTTTCGATGTGATGGCTGTAAATTTGAATAAAGAGTTGACGGTCTTAAAGATGGAGCATATTCTAGATGCTTTCTAA
- a CDS encoding ribonuclease HII, translating into MRKTEETEIVVIDMLQHEKKCMEQSYQHVAGIDEVGRGCLFGDVIAAAVILPEGLLIEGVDDSKKLNEKKREYLYDVIMENALAVGVGYADAATIDLINIKQASRLAMKRALESLLLEPDFLLVDAEKVDVDIPQLSIIKGDANSQSIAAASIIAKVTRDRLCQGTWEAMYPEYGIAVHKGYATKFHRQQIVELGPTKMHRRSFLRNLEVVQQTLF; encoded by the coding sequence GTGCGCAAGACAGAAGAAACGGAAATCGTTGTGATTGATATGTTACAGCATGAGAAAAAGTGTATGGAGCAGTCTTATCAACACGTTGCAGGTATAGATGAGGTGGGAAGAGGTTGTCTCTTCGGTGATGTAATTGCAGCGGCGGTCATTCTTCCTGAAGGATTGCTGATTGAAGGTGTTGACGATTCTAAGAAGTTGAATGAGAAGAAGCGTGAATATCTATATGATGTCATCATGGAGAATGCGTTAGCTGTGGGCGTAGGTTACGCGGATGCTGCTACAATAGACCTTATTAATATTAAACAGGCATCGCGTCTAGCCATGAAGAGGGCGCTAGAGAGTTTGTTGTTGGAACCGGATTTTTTGTTGGTCGATGCTGAGAAGGTAGATGTTGACATTCCTCAACTCTCTATCATTAAGGGAGATGCTAACAGTCAATCTATTGCAGCTGCGTCCATCATAGCTAAGGTGACACGCGACCGTTTGTGTCAAGGGACGTGGGAAGCGATGTATCCGGAATACGGTATCGCGGTACATAAAGGGTATGCAACTAAATTTCATCGTCAACAAATTGTGGAGCTTGGACCCACAAAGATGCATCGTCGAAGTTTCCTAAGAAATCTAGAAGTGGTGCAGCAAACATTATTTTGA
- a CDS encoding EscU/YscU/HrcU family type III secretion system export apparatus switch protein encodes MSDKAQEEPKISMKKAVALKYTPGESEAPIVVAKGRGKLADTILERAKEHGVPVQEDAALVEVLSQLDLDQQIPAELYQLVAEVLSYIYRTDSLAREGRF; translated from the coding sequence ATGAGTGATAAGGCGCAGGAAGAGCCGAAGATATCCATGAAAAAGGCAGTAGCACTGAAGTATACTCCTGGCGAGTCAGAGGCACCAATCGTGGTAGCTAAGGGTCGTGGTAAATTGGCAGATACGATACTTGAACGGGCTAAGGAACATGGAGTTCCTGTACAAGAAGATGCTGCTTTAGTTGAGGTTCTATCTCAACTGGATTTGGATCAGCAAATACCCGCTGAGTTATATCAGCTAGTTGCTGAGGTATTATCGTATATTTACCGTACTGACAGTCTGGCTAGGGAAGGAAGATTCTAG
- a CDS encoding metallophosphoesterase family protein, with protein sequence MAVRMLLILMTFRTGWGDQMKIAHVADSHWGFGYPGPSAESRFEDITRTMDWVADRIIEERCELVLFAGDAFKDARVYIDRATAEIKAFTSWLRKLSGAGIEVVVISGTPSHDAISAYHLIREMQIHGVQVFTEPNNIHVRGVNIACLPGMNRSSFATESSFSGLPPHEFHSKMTDWITTECERLKSRCSDTQPNILMSHLTFDLADTGFEDALLQNEPILTNEAAKMFDMVCLGHIHRPQLAGSNVYYSGAPERHNFGDERTVPGFYIHDLDGVSFPADVPGFKSTFIETPARRFKTIDWCDMDIQAWLDGQIDDFATVKDAIVRVRYECSEELQKQFDRRSLEKALYDAGAFFVAEIRAEVERSERIRDAEVTESLSPLTALTAWGNNQGYTDDEIDELQAMTTELLEVTG encoded by the coding sequence GTGGCGGTCAGAATGCTATTGATTTTGATGACCTTCCGGACGGGATGGGGTGATCAGATGAAGATAGCGCACGTTGCAGATAGTCACTGGGGATTCGGCTATCCGGGTCCATCTGCTGAGTCAAGGTTTGAGGACATCACTCGAACCATGGACTGGGTAGCAGATCGGATTATTGAGGAGAGATGTGAGTTGGTGTTGTTTGCTGGTGATGCTTTCAAGGATGCCCGCGTCTACATCGATCGGGCCACGGCTGAGATTAAAGCATTCACTTCTTGGCTCCGCAAATTGTCCGGTGCTGGTATTGAGGTGGTGGTTATCAGCGGCACACCTTCGCATGATGCTATCAGCGCTTATCACCTTATCCGTGAGATGCAGATACATGGTGTTCAGGTGTTCACTGAGCCTAATAACATTCACGTAAGGGGCGTAAACATTGCCTGTCTTCCAGGCATGAACCGTTCATCCTTTGCCACTGAATCAAGCTTTTCTGGGCTACCGCCACATGAATTCCACAGCAAGATGACCGACTGGATAACTACAGAGTGTGAACGTCTAAAGTCCCGTTGCAGTGACACACAACCCAATATCCTGATGAGTCACCTTACATTTGATCTAGCTGACACCGGATTTGAGGATGCATTACTGCAAAATGAGCCGATCCTCACCAATGAGGCAGCCAAGATGTTCGACATGGTCTGCCTTGGTCACATTCATAGACCGCAGTTGGCTGGTAGTAATGTTTATTACAGCGGAGCTCCTGAACGGCACAACTTCGGAGATGAGCGGACGGTACCAGGGTTTTACATTCATGACTTAGATGGGGTTAGTTTCCCTGCTGATGTTCCTGGTTTTAAATCAACATTTATTGAAACTCCAGCTCGTCGTTTTAAAACAATTGACTGGTGTGACATGGATATACAAGCCTGGCTTGACGGACAGATTGATGACTTTGCTACTGTTAAGGACGCAATTGTCCGGGTGAGGTACGAGTGCTCAGAAGAGCTACAAAAGCAGTTTGATCGCCGGTCACTTGAAAAGGCGCTCTATGATGCTGGGGCATTCTTCGTCGCTGAAATTCGTGCCGAAGTTGAGCGGTCGGAGCGGATCAGGGACGCAGAAGTGACTGAGAGTTTAAGTCCGCTCACCGCACTGACCGCTTGGGGAAATAATCAAGGGTACACCGATGATGAGATTGACGAGTTACAGGCCATGACAACAGAACTATTGGAGGTAACGGGATGA
- a CDS encoding helix-turn-helix domain-containing protein: MLDLDRLATMRLKKKLTHQNMADKLGITRQGYGNYESGKRDVDTETLTKIANILETNSDYILGQTNDPTPSKSNLNSKDMAGFETFINNPEHGIFFKDYLSAPEERREEMRQIFKILQEKEKGRKPGDFQGE; the protein is encoded by the coding sequence ATGCTTGACTTAGATAGATTAGCCACTATGAGGCTTAAGAAAAAACTTACACATCAAAATATGGCAGATAAACTTGGAATAACTCGTCAAGGATATGGAAACTACGAATCCGGTAAGCGAGATGTAGATACAGAAACATTAACTAAAATAGCTAATATTCTTGAAACAAATTCAGATTATATACTAGGACAAACTAACGATCCTACTCCAAGTAAAAGTAATTTGAATTCTAAAGACATGGCTGGATTTGAAACTTTCATAAACAATCCTGAGCATGGCATCTTTTTTAAAGACTATTTAAGTGCCCCAGAAGAAAGACGTGAAGAAATGCGTCAGATTTTTAAGATACTACAAGAGAAAGAAAAAGGACGTAAGCCTGGGGATTTTCAAGGAGAGTAA
- a CDS encoding MarR family transcriptional regulator — MPRDSYPFPIYSGLLEPEHYNKISTAIWLFLWCISSVTKDKEDEEGVSWGIVLGNKPIKLEDLSEQFGVAKKTISRWIDTLEEHGYIRVTRAPYGLIFTVRNSKKYRNKMDKNVHSGEREETDMSTLEGREETDMSTLEGREETDMSTLLDKNVHSNKDIIKDLIITTPITTEFTEGFSEDSKADGMIGILNAYSKLHGKFDFHVKPREREAMGKMVAGGMPSPFTIQTMTFLLEEKRKREGSRFKLPSSFLYYVDAIEEAWLNSQTTNAPIVGVAPRAPEPSKRKTKQQQEIERLESIMREEEAKRA; from the coding sequence ATGCCCAGAGATAGTTACCCTTTTCCGATATATTCCGGGTTATTGGAGCCAGAACATTACAACAAAATAAGCACAGCGATATGGCTATTCCTTTGGTGCATCAGCTCCGTAACCAAAGATAAGGAAGATGAGGAAGGGGTATCTTGGGGCATTGTCCTTGGGAATAAGCCTATCAAACTTGAAGATCTATCAGAACAGTTCGGAGTGGCTAAGAAGACAATTTCAAGATGGATTGACACGCTCGAAGAGCATGGTTATATACGAGTCACTAGAGCACCCTATGGTCTTATTTTCACCGTTAGAAACTCTAAAAAATATCGAAATAAGATGGACAAAAATGTCCACTCTGGAGAAAGAGAAGAGACAGATATGTCCACTCTGGAGGGTAGAGAAGAGACAGATATGTCTACTCTGGAGGGTAGAGAAGAGACAGATATGTCTACTCTCTTGGACAAAAATGTCCACTCTAATAAAGATATTATAAAAGACCTTATTATTACTACTCCTATCACTACTGAGTTTACAGAAGGATTTTCAGAAGATTCAAAAGCAGATGGAATGATTGGTATTTTAAACGCTTATTCCAAATTGCACGGCAAGTTTGATTTTCATGTAAAACCACGAGAGCGTGAAGCCATGGGTAAGATGGTCGCCGGAGGTATGCCTAGCCCTTTTACCATCCAAACTATGACGTTCCTCCTTGAGGAAAAGCGCAAGCGTGAAGGAAGTAGATTTAAGCTTCCTTCCAGTTTTTTATACTACGTGGACGCAATCGAAGAAGCCTGGTTAAACTCTCAAACTACCAACGCACCGATCGTTGGAGTCGCCCCGAGAGCGCCGGAGCCATCAAAACGAAAGACCAAACAACAGCAGGAGATTGAAAGATTGGAATCCATCATGAGAGAGGAGGAAGCAAAACGTGCATAG
- a CDS encoding helix-turn-helix domain-containing protein: protein MAIGQFPQALEEMLKRTGDTREKAAKAAHVDGSTVGKIIKGTRNPSKEVMLAAAEHYDDGQLFLAAAGEVTGGAFIPWLDGADLHKSSTTLKTLEEMEEAGEALNEIPITKRPDQLNQEERQLIRSSIVEQIEAVTALMHNIVILCREYGFSFSGMFREHAAEMKLKKYMK from the coding sequence ATGGCAATTGGACAATTTCCGCAAGCACTAGAAGAAATGCTTAAGCGGACGGGAGATACCCGCGAGAAAGCAGCTAAAGCTGCGCATGTTGACGGTTCGACGGTTGGTAAGATCATCAAAGGAACACGAAATCCTTCTAAAGAGGTAATGTTAGCTGCTGCTGAACATTACGATGATGGACAACTATTCCTTGCAGCTGCGGGTGAGGTGACGGGTGGTGCGTTTATCCCTTGGTTGGATGGGGCCGACTTACATAAGTCTAGCACTACACTGAAAACACTTGAAGAGATGGAAGAGGCAGGGGAAGCACTTAACGAGATTCCGATCACGAAGCGACCTGATCAACTAAATCAGGAAGAGAGGCAGCTGATCAGATCATCGATTGTCGAACAGATTGAGGCTGTTACAGCCCTTATGCATAACATTGTCATCCTTTGTAGGGAATACGGATTTTCATTTTCTGGAATGTTTCGTGAACATGCTGCAGAAATGAAACTTAAAAAATATATGAAATGA
- a CDS encoding recombinase family protein gives MINFVEDQCKDVVVYPRVSSDDQQERETIQTQIEFAIKYCDLHNLNIADWYKDDGVSGTIPLDQRPEGLRLLEDAKAGKFKTVLIYNMKRLGRKARVTLDAIYQLEEYGVTIKSMTEPFDTSTPMGRFVITLLAGQAEFDRDTLLETLWHGANRVARLGQWLGGIVPYGYQVIDKFLQINEEPLPGKEELSEAGVIRLMYHLVGNEKWSTIKVADYFNSLNIPPSYVKDGRKIKKGKRKENTAGIWTPGRIRNMVTNPTYKGLHIYGKRSKKDRELINRKVPAIVTEQLWNSSQETLRDNQLEAFRNQKRNYLLRGLIKCGSCGLTYHGTAFTGVGRKPTAYYTCGGKTAYRGPLQGKCKSKNIPAEWIENMVWEECVRFIRNPGEALQEINTGIEIRKSQTSLFLSEKEMIQKSIRDKEPERQSILSLYRQKMITALDVEKQLQEMMSESLSLEQRVRELDDLIEGEKNIEQLFDSAEDLLLSLRSKIENDPSFETQREIVKTLVQEIIVESTTPPGKIRPQASVIVRYSFKRTPHLNIAQAISHTVVLVAILVAITLNIVVRVVKHVLLNIVLKYLALSLIG, from the coding sequence ATGATCAATTTCGTTGAGGATCAATGCAAAGACGTTGTGGTATACCCTCGTGTTTCTTCTGATGACCAGCAGGAACGGGAAACCATTCAGACGCAGATTGAATTTGCTATAAAATATTGTGATCTTCATAACTTAAATATAGCTGATTGGTATAAAGATGATGGGGTTTCTGGAACAATTCCCTTGGATCAACGACCTGAAGGACTGCGGTTATTAGAAGATGCTAAAGCAGGAAAATTTAAAACTGTACTTATTTACAATATGAAACGACTCGGTCGTAAAGCCAGAGTAACATTAGACGCTATATATCAGCTTGAGGAATATGGCGTTACAATCAAGAGCATGACTGAACCTTTTGACACAAGCACACCTATGGGCAGGTTTGTCATAACTCTATTGGCCGGACAAGCCGAATTCGATCGGGATACACTACTTGAAACGTTATGGCATGGAGCCAATCGAGTCGCACGGTTAGGACAATGGCTAGGTGGGATTGTACCCTATGGTTACCAGGTCATTGATAAGTTCCTTCAAATTAATGAAGAGCCACTTCCAGGTAAAGAAGAGTTATCAGAAGCCGGTGTAATACGTCTGATGTATCATCTAGTTGGTAACGAAAAATGGTCAACTATTAAAGTTGCTGACTATTTCAATTCTTTGAATATACCACCGTCATATGTTAAGGATGGCCGTAAAATTAAGAAGGGTAAGCGCAAAGAAAATACCGCTGGAATTTGGACTCCTGGGCGGATAAGGAATATGGTCACTAACCCAACCTACAAGGGCCTTCACATTTATGGGAAACGTTCAAAGAAAGATCGAGAACTAATAAATAGAAAGGTACCAGCAATTGTTACAGAGCAATTATGGAATTCGTCACAAGAAACACTTCGGGATAATCAACTCGAAGCGTTCAGAAATCAAAAGAGAAATTATCTATTACGCGGGTTGATTAAATGTGGTAGCTGCGGACTGACATATCATGGCACAGCTTTTACAGGAGTTGGACGCAAGCCTACTGCATATTACACCTGTGGGGGAAAGACCGCCTACAGGGGGCCATTGCAAGGCAAATGTAAATCGAAAAATATCCCAGCAGAATGGATAGAGAACATGGTTTGGGAGGAATGTGTCCGATTTATACGTAATCCTGGTGAGGCATTACAAGAAATCAACACCGGTATAGAAATTCGCAAATCACAAACTAGCCTATTTCTTTCCGAAAAAGAAATGATCCAAAAAAGTATCCGAGATAAAGAACCTGAGCGTCAAAGTATCTTATCCTTGTATAGACAAAAAATGATCACTGCTCTTGATGTTGAAAAACAGTTACAAGAAATGATGTCTGAGTCCTTATCTTTAGAGCAACGTGTTAGAGAGTTAGACGATTTAATAGAAGGAGAAAAGAATATTGAGCAATTATTTGATTCAGCAGAAGATTTACTTCTGTCTCTTAGATCAAAAATAGAAAATGATCCTTCATTTGAAACTCAGCGAGAAATAGTAAAAACACTCGTTCAAGAAATAATCGTAGAATCAACAACTCCTCCAGGAAAAATTCGACCACAAGCATCCGTAATCGTGCGCTACTCATTTAAACGCACTCCTCATTTAAATATTGCCCAAGCTATTAGCCACACGGTTGTCCTTGTGGCTATCTTGGTAGCGATCACCCTGAACATCGTTGTACGTGTAGTGAAGCACGTATTACTCAATATCGTTCTAAAATATCTGGCCCTCTCCTTGATCGGATAG
- a CDS encoding helix-turn-helix transcriptional regulator, with protein sequence MEVDDITREWLVKLRTKAEKTHDDIAIEVDISRQYYGMIESGIRNPSVSLAQRIAIVLGFNWINFFTDQGNEMIRCEESTTTERKEVI encoded by the coding sequence GTGGAGGTGGACGATATAACTAGAGAATGGTTGGTCAAGTTAAGAACAAAAGCTGAGAAAACGCATGATGATATTGCAATTGAAGTTGATATCAGCCGTCAATATTATGGAATGATTGAATCGGGAATTAGAAACCCGAGTGTATCACTTGCTCAACGCATAGCTATTGTATTAGGGTTCAATTGGATAAATTTTTTTACAGATCAAGGCAACGAAATGATTCGTTGTGAGGAATCCACAACAACTGAGCGTAAGGAGGTGATCTAA
- a CDS encoding AAA family ATPase, which translates to MIPLRIELQNFRAIAYADIDLSAVTLAAIAGKNGAGKSSAFTLSPRFALFGDVVKGVSLDDLVRKGSQEMAVKFDFEHQGSVYRAIRTRSTKGKGKSTLELQKQVNGQWESRSAEKIADTEAVIRNLLNLDDETFTASSMILQGQANAFTGATAGRRKEVVSQILGLNVYEQLQERSRQRAAILHIDIEKNKDKLLTLDDRLSGRSVKETELTVAEDQHNATQDLIVREEHSVRAVEAQLNELKVKAARIEQISKDISVINDEITALRTEQAGHIGRLDRAEKILANETQIAEKSVELELLKQKIAMLEARQPEADRLQRDLSSSLADLHQNNESIATLGPRIVAIQRQLSESEKLKQQADSYETELERLQVYEGKADQWNLLVAELNDTRAQHSKEESRLALEERVLTDKITGLEKQEAHLHDSGCLVTCKYQQEATLAVEELPELRRQLTELDRTELDKLTFGIDGKQQQQVALEYDNAAHKANKVKVDELREAATAFAQLSGKDELLLQLQRQHADTEGRKTAIELRTNELSEQLITLTAALAPLPELTVKAVELERWAKLKDQIVAARETKQNAQERIIAIDQEVASKQTRTDELTNEHGSLVLDSLEFDTLQSELEQLQSRLAQQRGQLTTLAEQIGGIKAVLAALEVDQQERDKLKAEMEPKSQRWTRYQVLIKAFGRDGIPALIIENAVPQLERIANEILGQMSKGKHYVRFETQRELKSRDGVSETLDIMIGDWSAERPYETFSGGEQLRIDYAIRFALAELLAQRAGSKVEWLTIDEGLGSQDAEHRALVLESIKSVAGRFKKVLVITHIEDAQGAFDQVIRFDNAEGGVEVFVA; encoded by the coding sequence ATGATCCCATTAAGAATTGAGCTTCAAAATTTCAGAGCAATTGCTTACGCCGACATTGATTTGTCGGCGGTCACATTGGCAGCTATCGCTGGCAAGAACGGGGCGGGAAAGTCTTCGGCGTTTACATTGTCTCCACGGTTTGCCTTGTTCGGGGATGTAGTCAAGGGTGTCAGCCTGGATGATCTGGTCCGTAAAGGTTCGCAAGAAATGGCCGTCAAGTTTGATTTTGAACATCAAGGTAGCGTGTACCGAGCCATTCGGACGCGCAGTACCAAGGGCAAGGGTAAATCTACTCTTGAGTTACAGAAGCAAGTGAACGGTCAATGGGAAAGCCGTTCTGCAGAGAAGATTGCGGACACGGAGGCAGTTATCCGTAATTTACTCAATCTGGACGATGAGACGTTTACCGCATCCTCGATGATTCTTCAAGGTCAAGCCAATGCCTTCACAGGAGCTACGGCTGGCAGACGTAAGGAAGTAGTGTCGCAGATCCTCGGACTCAATGTTTATGAGCAGTTGCAGGAGCGTTCCCGACAGCGAGCGGCTATACTCCACATCGATATTGAGAAGAACAAAGACAAGCTTTTGACGCTAGATGATCGCTTGTCTGGACGATCGGTTAAGGAAACCGAACTAACGGTGGCAGAAGATCAACATAACGCTACGCAAGATTTAATTGTCAGGGAAGAACATTCAGTACGTGCAGTCGAAGCTCAATTGAATGAGCTAAAGGTTAAGGCAGCGCGCATTGAACAGATTAGCAAAGACATCAGTGTAATTAATGACGAAATTACAGCATTGCGTACCGAGCAGGCTGGTCATATTGGCCGTCTTGATCGGGCCGAGAAGATATTGGCTAATGAGACGCAAATTGCGGAAAAGTCTGTTGAACTGGAATTGCTCAAGCAAAAGATCGCTATGTTGGAAGCTCGTCAGCCAGAAGCAGATAGATTACAGCGTGACTTGTCGAGTTCGCTAGCGGATTTACATCAGAACAATGAGAGCATAGCAACTCTTGGTCCTCGCATTGTGGCTATTCAAAGGCAACTGAGCGAGTCTGAGAAGCTCAAGCAGCAAGCTGATTCATATGAAACTGAGCTGGAGCGCCTGCAGGTGTATGAAGGCAAGGCTGACCAATGGAACTTGTTGGTAGCGGAGTTGAACGATACCAGAGCACAACACTCCAAGGAAGAATCAAGATTGGCGTTGGAAGAACGGGTGCTAACGGATAAAATTACTGGTCTTGAAAAGCAGGAGGCACATCTGCATGACAGTGGATGCCTAGTTACTTGCAAGTATCAGCAGGAAGCTACTTTAGCTGTTGAGGAGTTACCGGAGTTGCGCCGACAGTTGACTGAGCTTGACCGGACAGAGTTGGACAAACTCACTTTTGGCATTGATGGCAAGCAACAACAGCAAGTAGCGCTTGAATATGATAACGCAGCCCACAAGGCAAACAAAGTCAAAGTGGACGAGTTGCGAGAAGCAGCAACAGCTTTCGCTCAGCTCTCCGGAAAAGACGAACTGCTACTACAGCTCCAACGGCAGCACGCAGATACGGAAGGACGCAAGACAGCTATTGAATTGCGAACGAATGAACTAAGTGAGCAGTTGATTACCCTTACCGCTGCCCTTGCACCACTTCCAGAACTTACAGTAAAGGCTGTTGAACTTGAACGTTGGGCAAAGCTTAAAGACCAGATCGTTGCGGCGCGGGAAACTAAACAGAATGCCCAGGAACGCATCATCGCAATCGATCAAGAGGTCGCTAGTAAGCAAACACGGACTGATGAGCTTACCAATGAACATGGTTCTCTTGTCTTGGATAGTCTTGAATTCGACACACTGCAGAGCGAACTTGAGCAATTACAATCTAGGTTAGCACAGCAGAGAGGTCAATTAACCACGTTGGCAGAGCAGATCGGTGGCATTAAGGCTGTACTTGCTGCTCTAGAAGTAGATCAGCAGGAACGTGACAAGCTGAAAGCAGAGATGGAGCCAAAGTCACAACGTTGGACAAGGTATCAAGTGCTGATCAAGGCATTTGGCAGAGATGGCATCCCAGCACTCATCATTGAGAACGCAGTTCCTCAGCTTGAGCGAATCGCTAATGAGATTCTCGGGCAGATGTCTAAGGGCAAGCATTATGTCCGCTTTGAGACACAACGCGAACTCAAAAGCCGTGATGGAGTATCTGAGACGCTAGATATCATGATTGGTGACTGGTCCGCAGAGCGACCATATGAGACATTCAGCGGTGGTGAGCAACTCCGTATCGATTACGCGATCCGGTTCGCTCTAGCTGAGCTATTAGCACAACGTGCCGGCAGTAAGGTTGAGTGGCTGACTATCGATGAAGGTCTTGGTAGTCAGGATGCGGAGCATCGTGCACTTGTCCTTGAATCTATCAAATCCGTAGCTGGACGATTTAAGAAAGTTTTAGTTATCACACATATTGAGGATGCTCAAGGAGCATTTGACCAAGTGATTCGATTTGACAACGCTGAAGGCGGCGTAGAAGTCTTTGTCGCATGA